A portion of the Rhodopseudomonas sp. BAL398 genome contains these proteins:
- a CDS encoding zinc-dependent alcohol dehydrogenase family protein: MKRWEIDAIGRQHLRLNDVEVPRPGPKEVLIKVTAVALNYRDRMVVETGRGLPLQFPFTPGSDLAGEVVALGEGAARFRLGSNVISTATPDWMDGLRAGTARTPAYQTLGGFYPGVLAEYVAMPEDWFVVAPETLTARQACTLPVAGLTAWFALVERAGVRAGDTVLIPSTGGVALFGMQIARASGARVIVCGRPEYEGRAKAQGADHFIDASTDWMETVYQLTSDRGVDVALEVIGGKHLGQSIQVTTVGGHVCQIGALDGWDISAPAMPLMLKDITIHGIGTGSRTALENLVRAIDQTRIIPVVDSCYSLADLPAAFDHLDRGAFGKIVIDVAE; encoded by the coding sequence ATGAAACGCTGGGAAATTGATGCAATTGGCAGGCAGCATCTCAGACTGAACGATGTCGAGGTGCCGAGACCTGGTCCGAAAGAGGTCTTGATAAAAGTGACCGCGGTCGCGCTGAATTATCGCGACAGGATGGTCGTCGAGACCGGACGCGGACTTCCTCTCCAATTCCCATTCACGCCCGGCTCGGACCTTGCCGGAGAAGTCGTCGCTCTCGGCGAGGGCGCTGCCCGGTTCAGGCTGGGATCGAACGTCATCTCGACGGCAACGCCAGACTGGATGGACGGTCTGCGCGCCGGTACCGCCCGAACGCCCGCCTATCAGACCTTGGGTGGTTTTTATCCGGGTGTGCTGGCCGAATACGTCGCGATGCCGGAAGACTGGTTTGTCGTGGCACCTGAGACACTCACCGCCCGGCAGGCTTGCACACTCCCGGTGGCTGGCCTCACGGCCTGGTTTGCGCTGGTCGAGCGGGCGGGCGTTCGCGCTGGCGATACGGTCCTCATCCCGAGCACCGGCGGCGTTGCTCTGTTCGGTATGCAGATCGCAAGAGCTAGCGGCGCAAGAGTGATCGTCTGCGGTCGACCTGAATACGAGGGCCGCGCGAAGGCTCAGGGCGCAGACCACTTCATCGACGCAAGCACCGACTGGATGGAAACCGTCTACCAGTTGACTTCGGATCGAGGCGTGGACGTCGCCCTGGAGGTCATTGGCGGCAAGCATCTCGGGCAATCTATCCAGGTCACGACGGTTGGCGGTCATGTCTGTCAGATCGGCGCGCTCGACGGCTGGGACATCAGTGCACCAGCGATGCCACTGATGCTCAAGGACATAACAATTCACGGCATTGGAACCGGGAGCAGAACGGCGCTGGAGAACTTGGTCAGAGCGATCGATCAGACACGCATCATCCCTGTTGTTGATTCTTGCTATTCTCTGGCCGATCTTCCAGCAGCCTTCGACCATTTGGACCGAGGCGCATTTGGCAAGATCGTCATCGACGTCGCCGAATAG
- a CDS encoding hemerythrin domain-containing protein, with protein sequence MSRIISMLREEHRNIARLLGVLEQELGVFDRRERPDYEIFQAIIQYFKEYPESCHHPKEDVVYQILKERNRAVAGAVGDVEAEHEIEGERLRKFAAVVDQVLADQELPRQTFHEAAKDFIEHQRRHMAKEEQLLFPAALETLTADDWKRIDSRIDERKDPMFDGETASKFENLHNTILRWEKETEEQRQKMAAPQG encoded by the coding sequence ATGTCCAGAATCATCTCTATGCTGCGAGAAGAGCACCGCAACATTGCGAGACTGCTCGGTGTCCTGGAACAGGAGCTCGGCGTATTCGATCGCCGCGAGCGGCCCGATTACGAGATCTTCCAGGCGATCATTCAATACTTCAAAGAATATCCGGAGAGCTGCCATCACCCGAAGGAGGATGTCGTCTATCAGATCCTCAAGGAACGCAATCGGGCGGTGGCGGGTGCGGTTGGCGACGTCGAGGCCGAGCACGAGATCGAGGGCGAGCGGCTGCGTAAATTCGCCGCTGTGGTCGATCAAGTGCTGGCCGACCAGGAATTGCCGCGGCAGACGTTTCACGAGGCCGCCAAGGACTTCATCGAACACCAACGCCGCCATATGGCGAAGGAAGAACAGTTGTTGTTTCCGGCAGCTCTCGAGACCTTGACGGCCGATGATTGGAAGCGGATCGACTCGCGGATCGACGAACGAAAAGACCCGATGTTCGACGGCGAGACCGCCAGCAAGTTCGAGAATCTCCACAATACGATTCTGCGCTGGGAGAAGGAAACCGAGGAACAGCGCCAGAAGATGGCTGCGCCGCAGGGTTGA
- a CDS encoding LysR family transcriptional regulator: MDGAEFSQLKAFVAVCDELAFGRAAKRLAMSPSALSRIVRALESRLGIRLLNRTTRSVGLTEAGSILYDRIKPMMMGMDEAVSAVGAYQSEPKGVVRINLPSIAAQIAVLPRLQQFRLAYPEVRLDLVIDNDITDVVAEGFDAGVRIGGQISRDMIAVRITRDLRMAVVGAPSYFANRQLPQAPVNLKDHFCLTYKWKSTGVLYPWRFEGADGVVDVDVENVMTVNDTELLLSAARQGVGLAYLIEDLVEPFVEKNELMRVLEPFCKVFPGFYLYYPERSHMAASVRAFIDFMKVRGF; this comes from the coding sequence ATGGACGGGGCGGAATTTTCCCAACTGAAGGCCTTCGTCGCAGTCTGCGATGAACTGGCATTTGGACGAGCGGCAAAACGGCTGGCGATGTCGCCTTCGGCGCTGAGCCGCATCGTCCGCGCCTTGGAGAGCCGTCTCGGGATACGCCTGCTTAATCGAACAACGCGCAGTGTCGGGCTGACGGAAGCGGGAAGCATCCTCTACGATCGCATCAAGCCGATGATGATGGGGATGGACGAGGCCGTGTCGGCGGTCGGAGCCTATCAGAGTGAGCCGAAGGGCGTGGTTCGGATCAATCTTCCGAGCATTGCGGCGCAGATTGCGGTCCTGCCCAGACTGCAGCAGTTCCGTCTTGCCTATCCGGAGGTGCGCCTTGATCTTGTGATCGACAACGACATCACGGATGTCGTTGCAGAAGGTTTCGATGCAGGCGTTCGGATTGGCGGGCAAATCAGCCGCGATATGATCGCGGTGCGCATTACGCGCGACTTGCGAATGGCGGTTGTGGGCGCACCCTCTTATTTTGCCAATCGGCAGCTGCCTCAGGCTCCGGTCAACCTGAAGGACCACTTCTGCCTCACCTACAAATGGAAAAGCACTGGAGTCCTGTACCCATGGCGGTTCGAAGGCGCCGATGGTGTCGTCGATGTCGATGTCGAGAACGTCATGACCGTCAACGATACGGAGCTGCTGCTTTCAGCGGCTCGTCAGGGAGTTGGATTGGCCTACCTCATTGAGGACCTGGTCGAACCCTTTGTGGAAAAGAACGAACTCATGCGAGTCCTCGAACCGTTTTGCAAAGTCTTCCCCGGCTTCTACCTCTATTATCCGGAACGCTCTCACATGGCCGCATCTGTTCGGGCATTCATCGACTTTATGAAAGTCAGGGG
- the queD gene encoding 6-carboxytetrahydropterin synthase QueD — protein MKITQAFSFEAAHRLPHVPQTHRCHRMHGHSYRVELQLQGPVDPKTGFVVDFFDIEAAFGPLLARLDHYCLNEVEGLDNPTAENIAIWIWDRVKPTLPELSCVRVFETVDCWAEHDGGPT, from the coding sequence ATGAAGATCACGCAAGCATTCAGCTTCGAAGCCGCTCACCGGCTGCCCCATGTCCCGCAAACGCATCGCTGTCACCGGATGCACGGACATTCCTATCGGGTCGAGCTGCAGTTGCAGGGGCCCGTCGATCCGAAGACCGGCTTTGTGGTGGACTTTTTCGACATCGAGGCCGCGTTCGGGCCGCTGCTGGCGCGGCTCGACCATTATTGCCTGAACGAGGTCGAAGGCCTGGACAATCCGACCGCCGAAAACATCGCGATCTGGATCTGGGACCGGGTCAAGCCGACGCTGCCCGAATTGTCGTGTGTCCGGGTGTTCGAGACGGTCGATTGCTGGGCCGAGCATGACGGCGGGCCCACCTGA